Proteins from a genomic interval of Rosa chinensis cultivar Old Blush chromosome 2, RchiOBHm-V2, whole genome shotgun sequence:
- the LOC112190024 gene encoding uncharacterized protein LOC112190024, with product MATLNINAAHKLTTSSLNPQPHKPSSLPFFLCAQNFSRPGPSKKWVISARKKRSFTVGSVTEDREVAADQESRLLVDGSEEFVGLQSESSGSGGNGDGEDLDKLTSRAVNALIVLGFGTFAVSKLLTIDHDYWHGWTLYEIVKYVPEHNWIAYEQALQANPVLAKMVISGVVYTLGDWIAQCYEGKPLLEFDRTRMFRSGLVGFSLHGSLSHYYYQFCEALFPLEDWWVVPAKIAFDQTVWAAIWNSIYFVALGVLRFESPTKIFDELKATFLPMLTAGWKLWPFAHLVTYGLIPLEQRLLWVDCVELIWVTILSTYSNEKSESTILEVSSGADSTSSSSSSRKD from the exons ATGGCTACACTTAACATAAACGCAGCTCATAAGCTCACAACCTCCTCCTTAAATCCTCAACCCCACAAACCCAGttctcttcctttcttcttgtGTGCCCAGAACTTCAGCAGACCTGGCCCATCGAAGAAATGGGTCATCTCGGCCCGGAAAAAACGAAGCTTTACTGTTGGGTCAGTGACGGAGGACAGAGAGGTGGCTGCTGATCAAGAGAGCCGGTTGTTGGTTGATGGGTCTGAAGAGTTTGTGGGTCTTCAATCTGAATCGTCTGGTTCTGGAGGAAATGGAGATGGGGAGGATTTGGATAAGTTGACCAGTAGAGCTGTCAATGCTTTGATTGTTCTCGGCTTTGGGACCTTTGCGGTGTCTAAGTTGCTTACGATTGACCATGACTATTGGCAT GGATGGACCCTTTACGAGATAGTGAAGTATGTACCTGAGCACAATTGGATTGCCTACGAACAAGCCCTCCAAGCAAACCCTGTTTTAGCCAAAATGGTGATAAGTGGGGTAGTCTATACTCTAGGAGATTGGATTGCCCAA TGTTATGAAGGGAAGCCGCTTTTGGAATTTGATAGAACACGCATGTTCAGATCAGGGCTTGTAGGGTTTTCCCTCCATGGATCCCTTTCTCATTATTATTACCAATTTTGTGAG GCTCTCTTTCCTTTGGAAGATTGGTGGGTTGTCCCGGCCAAAATAGCCTTTGACCAAACAGTGTGGGCGGCTATATGGAACAGCATCTATTTTGTGGCTTTGGGGGTCTTGCGTTTTGagtccccaaccaagatttttGATGAACTGAAGGCTACATTTCTACCCATGCTGACT GCAGGATGGAAACTTTGGCCATTTGCTCATCTAGTTACCTATGGCCTGATTCCTCTTGAACAAAGGCTTCTTTGGGTGGACTGTGTGGAGCTTATTTGGGTTACTATTCTCTCAAC ATATTCAAATGAGAAGTCAGAATCCACTATATTGGAGGTATCGTCTGGAGCAGATTCCACTTCTTCGTCAAGCAGTTCTCGTAAG GACTAA
- the LOC112185077 gene encoding putative cell wall protein, whose protein sequence is MAASRSHSSLLPLLSIFVILLTITGQAVAGRDVPKNTNKDEKKEPEFLFGHDGSFLIPGIGRVLKPHKFFPYTSPYTAPRTGGSTGTGAAPRPGGSTGTGVSAPPGRNYVPGGDDTFVPNPGFEVPNPGHP, encoded by the coding sequence ATGGCAGCTTCAAGATCCCATTCTTCACTCCTGCCTCTCCTGTCCATCTTTGTTATCCTTCTTACAATAACTGGCCAAGCAGTTGCAGGGCGCGATGTCCCAAAAAACACCAACAAAGATGAGAAGAAAGAGCCTGAGTTTTTGTTTGGCCATGATGGCAGTTttctcattccaggcattgggAGGGTGTTGAAACCACACAAGTTTTTTCCTTACACTTCTCCATACACTGCTCCACGCACTGGTGGAAGTACTGGAACAGGTGCGGCTCCACGCCCTGGTGGAAGTACTGGAACAGGTGTGTCAGCACCGCCAGGTCGTAACTATGTTCCTGGTGGGGATGATACCTTTGTCCCAAACCCCGGTTTTGAGGTTCCAAACCCTGGCCACCCTTGA